The Thermodesulfovibrio thiophilus DSM 17215 nucleotide sequence GAACAATTCCAGAGACCTGTCCCTTTGAGTCCATTCTTACAGGAATAACCCATCTATTGTTTCTTTTTGTTATAAATCTGTCCTGAAGGAAGACACTTATATCTGGACGATTTATTATTTCTTCCAGTTTATTTTTTATTCGTTCCTCTGTTATCTTAATCTGTTTTCTGATGTATTTAAGAGCTGGAGATGCTGTATCAAGAAGATTACCATCTTCATCAACTGTGTTTCCCAGCCTTTCAAGCATGTATGGCTGTCCTACGAGTAAGTTGTTTTCAAGAATATTTTTAATTTTTTTATTGAGATAATGGAAATTAAAAAATTGTTCAATTAGTGGAGAAATTTTATCTAGGACTCTCAGAATTTTTAAAAATACTGTGAGTTCTTGCGATTCGAAGAAAGCTCCTTCTTTTTCTGCCCTTTCAATTAATGGATAAACATCAGGGAAAGGCGAGACAGGGAGCTGTCCGCCTTTGTCAACAAACTCTTTTAAATCTACAAATTCCTTTAGAGAGTTTTCTACTTCTTCAAAGCTCTCAAAAGGATAAATTTTATTAATGGATTTTTTTGTAGCTTCTGAATTTGTAAATTCTTCTATTACACTTAAAACTTTAAAATAATCTAAATCCTTAAGAGGTTGATCTTCAATCAATCAAGCCTCTCCAGAAGCTTTTTCTTTTTTTCATCAATCATTTTAGAAAGCTTTTCAATCTGGTTTAAAATCTCTTTTTTAGTGTCAGCACTTAATTCCTGTCCGCGCTCTTTCATATCGTTAATTTTTTCTTTTAACATTTCTGAAATCTCTTCAATTTCATCATAGAGGTCTTCAGCTGCTTTTACTGTTTTTTTCTTAAGTTCTTTTGCTTTCTTTTTAATATCCTTTCTTGTTTCCTGTCCAGATTGTGGTGCATATAAAAGCGCTACTGCTGCTCCGATAAATCCTCCAAAAAGGAATGCTGCTAAAATTTTACCTTCTTCTTTCATGTCTGCCTCCTTAATTTATATTTATATTCCATTTTAACACTTTTTATTATCAATTGTTCTTTCTAATTACCATAAAATTTTGTAGCCATACCGTATTTATTTCAGCTATAATTATTTAAATTAAAAAATAAAAACCCGGAGGTGTTATATGCTTTCTAAAATTCCTTTTTCATTGGAAAATATTGCAGATGAAGATCTTGACAGACAGATATTAAGGATCGCTATTATTGCTGAATTTGATGCAATTAATCTGTATGAACAACTTTCATCTTTAACAAAAGATGAAAAGATGAAAGCTATTTTTCTTGACATTGCAAGAGAAGAAAAAACTCATGTTGGTGAGTTTCTTACTTTGCTTCTTATGAATGACGAAGAACAGGAAGACGAACTTGATGAAGGCAAGGAAGAGGTAGAAGAACTATTAGAAGAAGATGAGGAATAACTCAGAAGGGTTTGATAATTAAAAGGGCATATATAAGATAAAAAGAACCCGAAAAAATCAAAGTAATAGGGGAAATTCGTTTTTTCAAAAGAATTTCCCCTATTAATATTAATCCTGCCAGAATTGCCAGACATGCGCTCAATAATGCATAACCAGTAATTTGCCAGTCTGTAAATATAATTCCAACTGACACAGGAAAAGTAGACTGAAAAACCATTGCACCTGTTACATTTCCCATTGCAAGAGTATCTCTGCCCTTAAATGTCCAGGTTATAGAGTTAAATTTTTCTGGAAGTTCTGTAGCTATAGGAGCAATTAAAAGCGCAAAAAGAAGTGGATCAAAGCCAAAGTTAAATGCTACTTTTTGCAGAGCTTCTACAAATCCATTAGCACCTTCAATCATTATAAAAAGAGCAATCAAAACTTGCATCAAAGAAAAAAATCCCTTAAATTTTTTCACCGGTAGAAGTTGCCCTAAAAATTTTTCCATATATAGCTTTTCTTCATAGAGAATTTGATTGCTTTCACCTTTAAAAGTTAGATAAATGTAATAAATATAAGCAATTACAAGTAAAATTGCTACAATAAAGTGTTGTTTTATAAAAATTGGAAGGAAAATGCCTGCGGAATACATAATTAGAAAAAATATCAGATCTCTTTTTATAGAACTTATCTCCGCATCTATTGCAAAGCTTTCTCTTCTTTTTAAAAAACGGCTAAATACAGATGTTACGCCTATCATTAAAAATGCAAGAGTTGCAAGCATGAATGGAGCACCTAAAATAGCACCGATTCCTATAGAATGTCCTGCTTGTCCTTTATGTAAAAGAATAGCAACTAATGGAAGTATGGTTTCAGGTAGTGCTGTTCCAACTGCTGCAAGAATACTTCCCACCACTGCCTGACTGAGAGAAAGTCTTTTGCCGAAAACTTCGATACCGTTCGTAAATATCTCCGCACTCAGCAATATCAAGAGAAGACAAAAAATGAGTAGAAAAATATCACCTATCATGTTTAAAATTATAAACTAAACTATAATGTATTAACAATTAAATTATTGAATAATTTTTTGGTTATGAAAGGAGATAAGCATGGAAAAAACTAAACAAAATATCGAATTAACGTCCAATGCAATAGAAGTTTTAAAACGGCGATATCTAAAAAGGGACGAAGAAGGCAGATTAATTGAAACTCCTGAAGAGTTATTTAAAAGAGTGGCTACTGCAATTGCCCAAATAGATGCGAAGTATGGTAAATCAGAAAAAGAGATTTACAAGACAAAAGATGAATTTTTTGAATTAATTACATCACTCAGATTTTTACCTAACAGTCCTACGCTTATGAATGCAGGAACACCTCTTGGTCAATTAAGCGCTTGTTTTGTTCTTCCTGTTGAGGATTCTATGGAAGGCATTTTTGATGCTGTTAAGTATGCTGCAATGATCCATAAATCCGGTGGTGGTACAGGGTTTAGTTTCTCTCGCTTGAGGCCTAAGGGTGATGTTGTGGGATCAACAAAGGGAATAAGTTCAGGCCCTGTCTCATTTATGGGTGTTTTTGACTCAGCAACAGAGGCTGTTAAGCAGGGAGGGAGACGCAGAGGTGCTAATATGGGACTTTTGCGTGTTGATCATCCAGATATACTTGAATTCATTAGATGCAAGGATGACCTTACGAGATTTACAAATTTTAATATTTCTGTTGGCTTAACTGAAGAGTTTATGAAAGCTGTTATAAATGATGAAGAATATGAGCTTGTTAATCCAAGAACAGGTCAAATAGTAAAGAAACTTAAAGCAAAAGATGTTTTTGATTTGATAATTCATCAGGCATGGAAAAATGGTGAGCCAGGAATAGTTTTTCTTGATCGAATCAATGCTGCAAATCCAACCCCGCAGCTGGGAGAGATTGAAGCAACCAATCCATGCGGAGAGCAACCTCTTTTTGCATATGAGTCCTGTAATCTTGGGTCAATAAATCTTGCAAAAATGGTAAAAGACACGTCGGTTAACTGGGAACTTCTCAGGGATACTGTGTGGAAAGCAGTTCATTTTCTTGATAATGTAATTGATGCAAACAAATATCCGCTTGTACTTATTGAAAAAATGACAAAGTCTAACAGAAAGATTGGTCTTGGAGTAATGGGATGGGCTGATATGCTTGTTCAGTTAAAAATTCCATATCATTCCAAAGAGGCTTTGAATTTAGCAGAACAGATAATGAAGTTTATACTTAATGAAGGCAGACTTGCTTCAATACAACTTGCAAAAGAAAGAGGAACTTTCCCTAATTATGAAAAAAGCATATACTATGATAAACTTCCTTTAAGAAATGCTACTATAACAACAATTGCGCCAACAGGAACCTTAAGCATCATAGCTGCATGTTCTTCAGGAATAGAGCCTTTCTTTGCATTATGTTTTGCAAGAAATGTTATGGACGGGACAAGACTTGTTGAAGTTAACCAGTATTTTAAAAAGGAAATGGAACGACTCGGGCTGTGGTCAGATTCTCTTGCAGAGAAAATAGCTGAAACAGGTTCCATTCAGCAGATAAAGGAAATACCTGAGGAAATAAAGAAAATTTTTGTAACAGCGCATGAGATTGCTCCATCAGAACATATTCGTATGCAGGCAGCATTTCAGCAATATGTTGATAATGCTGTAAGCAAAACAGTGAATCTTCCACATGACGCTACAGAAGAAGATGTAAGAGAAGTCTATCTGCTTGCCTATCGTCTAGGCTGTAAAGGTGTTACTGTTTACAGGGATGGCTCAAGGCAGGGACAGGTTATTCAGAAGGGACAGAAAACAGAGACTCAATTAACACAGATAAGCCTGAAACCAAGAAAAAGACCGGAAACACTTAAAGGTATAACAAGATTGATGAAAACAGGTTGTGGCAATCTTTATGTAACAATCAATAAAGATAAAGATGGAAAACCATTTGAAGTATTCACAAATATAGGTAAAGCAGGTGGGTGTGCAGCATCACAGGCAGAAGCAATTGGAAGGCTTATATCTCTTGCTATGAGAAGTGGAATCGAAACACAAGAAATAGTAAAACAACTTAAAGGAATTTCCTGTCATGCTCCTGTCTGGTCAGGTAATGGTAAGATTACGAGCTGCTCAGATGCTATTGCAAAGGCAATTGAAGCTGAGTTAAGAGATAGTAGAGGCGATATAATAGAAGACAAAGACGAAATAAAAAGTAATTCAGAAGTTGCTCATTATGGAGCCTGTCCTGAGTGCGGAAGCTCTTTATCATATGAAGAGGGATGTGTTATATGCCATAGTTGCGGGTTTACCAGGTGTAGCTGATGAAAAATAATAAAATAAAATTTAATTGTTAAAAAAAAGAAATGAAAACAAAAAGAGAATTTATTATTGTTGGTGACAGGGTTCTTATTGAGCCTGATGAAAAAATAGATAAAACATCTGCTGGCCTTTTTTTACCTCCGACTGTGAAAGAAAAGGATAAAGTTCTTGCTGGAAGGATTATCAAAGTGGGACCTGGTTATCCTGTACATGACCCTTCGTTAGTACTTGAAGAGCCGTGGAAACAAACAAATACTGAATCCATCAAATATATTCCGCTTCAGGCTCGTGAAGGTGACTATGCACTTTTTCTTAAAGATGCAGGGATTGAGATAGAGTTTGAAGAAAAGAAGTATTTAATTGTGCCACACTCAGCAATACTTGTATTGATAAGAACTACAATTATAGAGGATGAGGATGATAGAGGATTTTAAGTCTTCTGATACATGGCGTGTTTTTAGAATACTATCAGAGCTTGTTGAAGGATTTGAAACTCTTCACGGAATTGGACCTGCTATATCAATATTTGGAAGTTCAAGATTGAAAGAGGACAATTTTTATTATCAGGAAGCTATGAAAGTTGCACAGCTTTTAAGCCAATCTGGCTTTTCAATTATAACAGGCGGAGGGCCTGGTATAATGGAAGCTGCAAACCGAGGAGCAAAGATGGGAAAAGGGAAATCAATCGGACTTAATATCGAAATACCACATGAACAGCATCCGAACCCTTATCTGGATATTTCTATTTCATTTAGATATTTCTTTTTAAGAAAGCTCATGTTTATAAAATATGCTTTTGGATTTATAATATTTCCCGGAGGATTTGGAACTCTTGATGAACTTTTTGAAGCTTTAACTCTTGTTCAGACAGGCAAAATTGAATCTTTTCCGATCATTCTTTATAGCAAAGCTTACTGGGAAACCTTGCTTGAATGGTTTGTAACTACACCAAAAACAACGGGGACAATAAATATTGAAGATTTTAAATATTTTCAAATATTGGACAAACCTCAAGATGTATGCAACTATCTGAAAAATCATCTTCTCAGACTCGGAATTCCTTTACCTGATTTTGAATGCGGATAAATGATAAACCTGAAAGATCTTAATTTATTTCAAACAGAAAAAATCATAAAAGATGAATCCTTGCCTTCCTACAGAGCAAAACAGCTTATTAACTGGATTTATAGAAAATTTGCAATCTCTGTGGATGAGATTACTGAATGGTCAAAAGCTCTTAGAGAAAGCTTTTCAAAAAAATATTATATCGGTAATCTTATTTTGATTGACAGAAAAATTAGTCGTGATGGAACTGAAAAATTTCTTTGGAAACTTGAAGATGAAGAACAGATAGAAAGTGTTTTGCTTCCTGATAAAGATAGATTAACTCTCTGCATTTCAAGTCAGGTCGGGTGTGCTCTTAAATGCAGATTCTGTCTTACCGGGCAAATTGGATTTAAAAGAAATCTGAAGGTATGGGAAATAATTGACCAGTTTATTCAGGTAACTAGGTTAATAGAAAAGGATGCTAAAAAAATTACAAATATTGTTTTTATGGGAATGGGTGAACCTTTGTTAAACTTTGAGAATGTTATTGAAGCATTATGGAGGTTTAAAAACCTACTTCAGTTTTCACCTCAAAGAATTACTCTATCCACAGCCGGGATTATTCCTGCTCTTAAACAACTTCCGTATAAAGCACCCAATATAAAACTCGCGGTTTCATTAAACACTGTAGATCCTGAAATGAGAAGCTTCCTCATGCCAATTAATAAACAATATCCACTACATGAACTCTTGAATTCTTTGAAAGAATATCCGTTAAAGCCCAGAGAAAGAATCACATTTGAGTATATTATGCTAAAAGGCATAAACTGTTCAGAGAAAGATGCTTACAGGCTTGCTAAACTTCTCAGGGATATTCCCTCAAAGATAAATCTCATTCCTTTTAATCCATGGGCAGGTTCTGAGTTTGATAATCCTGATGAAGAGGATATTGTCAATTTTCAGGAAATACTGATATCAAAGGGATATTCAGTTTTTATAAGAAAAAGCAAAGGTAAAGATATTCTTGCAGCTTGCGGACAGTTAAAAGCAGTGTATTCTTAATTTTCATAAAGCCTGAAGTCAAATGTTAGACGGCTGGAATAAAGACAGGATTATTTTGTAATTTGAGAGATTTTATGCTTCGATATCTATTCTGTGTTCTGAAGTCTTTTCCTCTGAAGAAGAGCTTTCTTCATTAGATTCTTCTTTCTTTTTAAACTTTTTTTTGATTTTGTATTTTGCAAAAACAGAGCCTTCTCTTAAAGATCGTATGCCTCGATACTGTCCCAGCGGATCTATCCTGTCTTCTGCAGTCATTTTCTTAACTCAGTAGAAAATCTTTTTGCTTGTCAAATTTTATTGTAAACAATCCTATGAGCTCTTTTAGAGATTCTTCTGTCATCCCAACGGATTCATAATCTATTTCAGTTTCAATGGGATCTTTTAACCCTATTGCAAGATTAAGACATATCTGGTCTGCAACTCTGACCAGGTTACAGATGTTTGCAAAAGCCTGATCTTCATAATCCGGATAAGGATAGGTATGATGATAAGTTATAATCATTTCTAATTTTTCAGGAAGTTTCCACTTTTTAGCTATAAGATTGCCTATGGTTGTGTGATTAAATCCAAGTACCTCATTTTCGATTTCAATTAACGTACGTTTTTCTTTATACATTTTTTCATAAATTTGTATATACAGTTCAGGCATTGCATTGTTGATTACTGTTTTACCAACATCATGCATTAATCCACACACAAGAGCCTCATCTGAGGTAGCAAGACGCGTTACCATGGCAAGCAAACTTGAACATAGAGCAACTCCAAGACTGTGTTCCCACAGTTTTTGCTCAAATATTCCAAATTGCCTGTTCAAATCTTTCAAAGATGCTGCAATCACAAGTGATTTTAAAGTTTCAAAACCTATAAGAAGCAGAGCTTGAGAAATATCTTCAATTTTTCTATCTCTACCGTAATATGGAGAGTTTGCTATTCTTAAAAGTCTTGTTGCAAAACCCTGGTCACGTGATATTATTTCTTCTAGAGCTTTTAAAGAAGCGAAATCATCTTTTATAAGATTCATCA carries:
- a CDS encoding YtxH domain-containing protein — translated: MKEEGKILAAFLFGGFIGAAVALLYAPQSGQETRKDIKKKAKELKKKTVKAAEDLYDEIEEISEMLKEKINDMKERGQELSADTKKEILNQIEKLSKMIDEKKKKLLERLD
- a CDS encoding ferritin family protein, with the protein product MLSKIPFSLENIADEDLDRQILRIAIIAEFDAINLYEQLSSLTKDEKMKAIFLDIAREEKTHVGEFLTLLLMNDEEQEDELDEGKEEVEELLEEDEE
- a CDS encoding sodium:calcium antiporter, which translates into the protein MIGDIFLLIFCLLLILLSAEIFTNGIEVFGKRLSLSQAVVGSILAAVGTALPETILPLVAILLHKGQAGHSIGIGAILGAPFMLATLAFLMIGVTSVFSRFLKRRESFAIDAEISSIKRDLIFFLIMYSAGIFLPIFIKQHFIVAILLVIAYIYYIYLTFKGESNQILYEEKLYMEKFLGQLLPVKKFKGFFSLMQVLIALFIMIEGANGFVEALQKVAFNFGFDPLLFALLIAPIATELPEKFNSITWTFKGRDTLAMGNVTGAMVFQSTFPVSVGIIFTDWQITGYALLSACLAILAGLILIGEILLKKRISPITLIFSGSFYLIYALLIIKPF
- a CDS encoding vitamin B12-dependent ribonucleotide reductase; this translates as MEKTKQNIELTSNAIEVLKRRYLKRDEEGRLIETPEELFKRVATAIAQIDAKYGKSEKEIYKTKDEFFELITSLRFLPNSPTLMNAGTPLGQLSACFVLPVEDSMEGIFDAVKYAAMIHKSGGGTGFSFSRLRPKGDVVGSTKGISSGPVSFMGVFDSATEAVKQGGRRRGANMGLLRVDHPDILEFIRCKDDLTRFTNFNISVGLTEEFMKAVINDEEYELVNPRTGQIVKKLKAKDVFDLIIHQAWKNGEPGIVFLDRINAANPTPQLGEIEATNPCGEQPLFAYESCNLGSINLAKMVKDTSVNWELLRDTVWKAVHFLDNVIDANKYPLVLIEKMTKSNRKIGLGVMGWADMLVQLKIPYHSKEALNLAEQIMKFILNEGRLASIQLAKERGTFPNYEKSIYYDKLPLRNATITTIAPTGTLSIIAACSSGIEPFFALCFARNVMDGTRLVEVNQYFKKEMERLGLWSDSLAEKIAETGSIQQIKEIPEEIKKIFVTAHEIAPSEHIRMQAAFQQYVDNAVSKTVNLPHDATEEDVREVYLLAYRLGCKGVTVYRDGSRQGQVIQKGQKTETQLTQISLKPRKRPETLKGITRLMKTGCGNLYVTINKDKDGKPFEVFTNIGKAGGCAASQAEAIGRLISLAMRSGIETQEIVKQLKGISCHAPVWSGNGKITSCSDAIAKAIEAELRDSRGDIIEDKDEIKSNSEVAHYGACPECGSSLSYEEGCVICHSCGFTRCS
- a CDS encoding co-chaperone GroES; the protein is MKTKREFIIVGDRVLIEPDEKIDKTSAGLFLPPTVKEKDKVLAGRIIKVGPGYPVHDPSLVLEEPWKQTNTESIKYIPLQAREGDYALFLKDAGIEIEFEEKKYLIVPHSAILVLIRTTIIEDEDDRGF
- a CDS encoding TIGR00730 family Rossman fold protein, coding for MIEDFKSSDTWRVFRILSELVEGFETLHGIGPAISIFGSSRLKEDNFYYQEAMKVAQLLSQSGFSIITGGGPGIMEAANRGAKMGKGKSIGLNIEIPHEQHPNPYLDISISFRYFFLRKLMFIKYAFGFIIFPGGFGTLDELFEALTLVQTGKIESFPIILYSKAYWETLLEWFVTTPKTTGTINIEDFKYFQILDKPQDVCNYLKNHLLRLGIPLPDFECG
- the rlmN gene encoding 23S rRNA (adenine(2503)-C(2))-methyltransferase RlmN; the protein is MINLKDLNLFQTEKIIKDESLPSYRAKQLINWIYRKFAISVDEITEWSKALRESFSKKYYIGNLILIDRKISRDGTEKFLWKLEDEEQIESVLLPDKDRLTLCISSQVGCALKCRFCLTGQIGFKRNLKVWEIIDQFIQVTRLIEKDAKKITNIVFMGMGEPLLNFENVIEALWRFKNLLQFSPQRITLSTAGIIPALKQLPYKAPNIKLAVSLNTVDPEMRSFLMPINKQYPLHELLNSLKEYPLKPRERITFEYIMLKGINCSEKDAYRLAKLLRDIPSKINLIPFNPWAGSEFDNPDEEDIVNFQEILISKGYSVFIRKSKGKDILAACGQLKAVYS
- a CDS encoding HDOD domain-containing protein yields the protein MIERIILKTVDIPSLPPVAMKVMNLIKDDFASLKALEEIISRDQGFATRLLRIANSPYYGRDRKIEDISQALLLIGFETLKSLVIAASLKDLNRQFGIFEQKLWEHSLGVALCSSLLAMVTRLATSDEALVCGLMHDVGKTVINNAMPELYIQIYEKMYKEKRTLIEIENEVLGFNHTTIGNLIAKKWKLPEKLEMIITYHHTYPYPDYEDQAFANICNLVRVADQICLNLAIGLKDPIETEIDYESVGMTEESLKELIGLFTIKFDKQKDFLLS